A genomic stretch from Caloenas nicobarica isolate bCalNic1 chromosome 3, bCalNic1.hap1, whole genome shotgun sequence includes:
- the MRPL19 gene encoding large ribosomal subunit protein bL19m yields MAVACGRLWPRNAGALGLAARPGRCLSFSGCRMSSDGKPAKFQPPPKPVIIDKQKQREEKRFLSPEFIPPRGRIDPLKLFLERKDMIQRRKVFNIPEFYVGSILAVTTADPYANNKTNRFVGICIQRGGKGLGATFVLRNVIEDQGVEICYELYSPRIQAIEVLKLEKRLDDNLMYLRDALPQYSTFDMNMKPVSHLDHEEVPVNKLQVRMKPKPWSKRWERPKYNIKGIKFELPEEKMRKAQKWSQPWLEFDMMREYDTSKIEEKIWKEVSEELKK; encoded by the exons ATGGCAGTCGCCTGCGGGAGGCTGTGGCCGCGGAACGCGGGGGCGCTGGGCctcgccgcccggcccggca gaTGTCTTTCTTTCTCGGGGTGTCGAATGAGCAGCGATGGAAAGCCGGCAAAATTTCAGCCGCCTCCAAAGCCTGTCATTATTGACAAGcagaagcagagggaggagaaaag GTTCTTGAGCCCTGAATTTATACCGCCCAGAGGCAGAATAGATCCTCTTAAATTATTTCTAGAAAGAAAGGATATGATACAGAGACGGAAAGTCTTCAACATCCCAGAGTTCTATGTTG GCAGTATACTCgctgttactactgcagatCCGTAcgccaacaacaaaaccaaccgGTTTGTAGGCATCTGCATTCAAAGAGGTGGAAAAGGACTCGGTGCTACCTTTGTCCTTCGGAATGTTATAGAAGACCAAG GTGTTGAAATATGTTATGAACTGTACAGTCCTCGAATCCAGGCGATCGAGGTTCTGAAGCTGGAAAAGAGGCTGGATGACAACCTGATGTACCTGCGAGATGCCCTCCCTCAATATAGTACTTTTGATATGAATATGAAACCCGTGTCTCATTTAGACCATGAAGAAGTTCCTGTAAACAAG CTGCAGGTACGAATGAAACCTAAACCATGGTCAAAACGGTGGGAAAGGCCAAAATACAatataaaaggaataaaatttgagttacctgaagaaaaaatgagaaaagcacagaagtgGAGCCAACCATGGCTAGAGTTTGATATGATGCGAGAATATGATACTTCAAAAATAGAGGAGAAAATTTGGAAAGAAGTGAGTGAAGAGCTTAAAAAATAG